In Aggregatibacter sp. 2125159857, one DNA window encodes the following:
- a CDS encoding hemagglutinin repeat-containing protein, whose amino-acid sequence MSGAAKTTLTVANSLRQQAGKISAGALTLNAGTLDSTQKSVIAADNADLTIKHNLINTHSELSAIHNLNVISQELNNRQGLLLAEQGRLVINTQQHQVNNQHGKIVAGQAVHLDSGQLDNQQGLVQGDTGVTLNTHGQSVNNMSAAIVSRQALAITAEQLNNNQGYIQSAQQADIQLGSSTLSNENGEISIGTDLNLNSGTVSNTDGTIVAKQNAIIRSGRLNNTNAMLIAEQGNLDIDTHEQDLINQQGKLSSGANSKINSGLLDNQAGLIQSRQDMMINTHQGDLNNQQGEVPPKEKGIISLGRLVISTQQFLNKTGYVLSQGDQTITTESVKNDSGILSSFASQKITVNQDLSNVQGRVSANAVTITAQSINNQTGLLQGSDLLNLRATEIFNNQKGQVKANDKVEIHAKSVNNQEGNINTIAGNLLLSSKERLNNRLGNIITKQNASIIANGIDNHQGTIYNEKGLLHLNLWQQALDNQQGKVISKENLIFEGGSLSNHNGAIYAETQGKLQVTGLVDNQQNGKIHGLGEMTILADSVDNRGGEIRTKDNLTLNVTTEISNQKVGASGSFIESGNLLIMNTAKLDNRYTKSISEQVREGILASALKISAQSIDNQQGKIHSRTESHLAVEHSLNNQQGEITGNQAVSIKGTNLHVDNQSGRLQGGALSIVADDVTTDGHIEGKNVQITQQKDFVTNNHINAEDTLSITTAGNLTNRHNLYANAGVMLNAYHITNDVDGRISSADTQVYAKGNITNEGLINGISSDGNAKTVVKAGKHLLNTGKGRIYGDEVALQAEKIENSDKDYGNGEIKSAVIASRERLDIAAHEVENNTVHYLADNQVGAILFSAGEMTFGRTLNADNHAEGKADTLRNNSSVIEAQQDIHLNVAQIHNNNVHFLVEHVKTGKAPTEVTKLENRSVNKTDIVPMGRNARHNLQTDFTNNLNGDKSGINTNDPHIPMTLLRWAGWSRAGQLVYKNDGAEPTVLKAGDVITKDTPLAIRNEMTCDYINGKNACQYTPAGQYGSDSPIWAYFGVPAPVEQQPPFPFDDLAEQPWYKESDWFDDEGNFKRPTRPSRFWMNSAAYQEQIVKWDYYVEHIRPLELWEAKYRKSIDAVDAGIEAHNKNRLGALAGKYYREFWRLHINNHRVDESKVTRTVAGQILAGGYLNFDGQSFVNERSVVIAGETMSLTNQIKNIGEQGLHRITDSGDKVFTFDKWRGGFKRYFQRKWENQGPYTRIIETPFDMPVYRVEEKVNYSANKRTSDEVSASTHHTLSLTEVGANNSSAIATISAYTPTKLEGGEIASFATLNTSQILHGAQLWSGNKLGLGVPTLAERLNDFGRLPGQSQSAVRQLARVELSNELEVRSIQPNVTLPQNVLYRVNAAPTSKVLIETDPDFTNQKRWLSSDYMFNTLRYAPETMQKRLGDGFYEQRLIREQINRLTGRNFVGNYSDFDSQYRGLMDAGITFAQKFNLRPGIALTPSQVAQLTTDIVWFESQPVSLGNGRIEQVLVPKIYALAKKGDVTGNGALLSGKKVTHKGGDFTNSGTVVGRELVQFDSASIRNTGTLSGRAIVGQVSGDVENLGGTIEADRAILLNIAGNFKHSSTSHTSEVNENGYQRTDTRQGRKGLLHVKGEDGELQVSANNIDVTGADILNEGKGRTYVSAKNKMSLGTLETGFSEKMGGGNHTRVERVTESLISRVKGQGDVVLSGKDIWSAGAELEAKNKFMALAENDLVLGTATVDSDFEEFHQTKSGSLAKTTKTRLDKVQSRNHLGTQVSGKDVILSAGHDVKAKGIQAIADDNLHVQARHDVDIGATTNHFKEVHQQTKKTSGVLTSGGGITLGSKSEKHHVESAGRTQSDGRSTLGSLHGNISVQAGNHAHVMGTDMITPRTNRIDVEAASVKVEAGKDIIHTNERHEYKQSGVSLAVSSPMIEAAQSVMKSVKRSGEVKNERLKQLYQLKAAYEVGSVLGSAKGVADTLSSLGNMNGGGDISSPSVKISVSVGASQSKQSSETKTITHQGSKLNTGTLNLTSREGNVDVLGSYINAKRAEFDAAKNLNVESLQDTYYNRSENKNSGGNVGMSLGMNGNSFGLGVEDSAQVGKGRENSDSITQRNSYINAQETVIKTGKDANFKGAVVKTDRLEADIKGNLNLESRQDSNHYDSKQTQAGAGFSVAIYGTGSSVSANYSQNKAKVNYAQVEEQTGFHVGKGGMDVKVAGNTHFAGSVIDSEADQDKNRFQTKSLSHTDIENHSEIEVKSMSAGLSTNMAQNAKNAMGAVASALGNKHESATSQTQSAIGSNIQIDTETPENLTALSRDTKNANHKVKAFDLQEIKEQQEAAQVAGELFSKITGDVAKAFEFEDGSKEKIAMHALAGALAAKMSGGNVATGAAAGAGSEWLNTYVTDYLNEQAKDLKLDAGQKEKLKQAAQQMTALAIGAAAGAVTGGTSETIKQGALASYNAETYNRQLHVDEIKWIKENAKRFAQEESERLGHQVTEQEAMERLITQAAQEVDYAWFKKIGETDGQAQSFLRKATAQGDVPPYDNRGTFINSGGKRQSMFTVADKDEYYSTGKYSNALAQFDKANGHVVTKTLQPKVKYNLYTKSLSDGADAALKGTLHAFDHPEDVLKPIGFGIANCLKEDMCISAGKEMLSDSGKAVWQSGKDILGEGYRLDDVNYLYGKNMVNEIDAIAAVRGGTALLELTGVGKAAGKAASTIGDAAVNYVRFKLPKGSNANEVLPIVGETKGYDLESFNYEAHNLVNYEKYKQQLRQENLDNIAKLYPELSHAALGKNNFTYKGKMFTKAESDELGRAWVGPNYEVTSQGGFISEDRTRRYRPATSKKNSSYADTGIQSNFERFYIDPITGSSKVESNLHLNIYEDKK is encoded by the coding sequence ATTTCAGGTGCCGCAAAGACTACTCTTACGGTGGCAAATAGTTTACGGCAACAAGCAGGTAAAATCAGTGCGGGAGCATTAACGCTAAACGCCGGCACACTTGATTCTACACAAAAAAGCGTTATTGCGGCTGATAATGCTGATCTGACAATTAAACATAACTTAATCAACACGCATAGTGAGCTTTCTGCAATTCATAATTTAAATGTCATTAGCCAAGAATTGAATAATAGACAAGGTCTGTTATTAGCTGAACAGGGACGCTTAGTCATCAATACCCAACAACATCAAGTGAATAACCAACATGGTAAAATCGTTGCGGGGCAGGCGGTGCATCTAGATAGCGGCCAATTAGATAATCAACAAGGTCTCGTGCAAGGTGATACAGGTGTTACCTTAAATACTCACGGTCAATCTGTGAATAATATGTCGGCAGCCATAGTAAGCCGACAAGCTTTGGCTATTACAGCGGAGCAATTGAATAATAACCAAGGCTATATTCAATCGGCACAGCAAGCTGATATTCAGCTTGGTTCCTCAACTTTATCCAACGAAAACGGTGAGATTTCTATCGGTACGGATTTGAACTTAAATTCCGGCACAGTGAGCAATACCGATGGCACTATAGTCGCAAAACAGAACGCCATTATTCGTAGTGGTAGACTAAATAATACCAATGCTATGTTAATTGCAGAGCAGGGGAATCTTGATATTGATACTCATGAGCAAGATTTAATCAATCAGCAAGGTAAATTGAGTTCGGGCGCGAATTCTAAAATCAATAGTGGCTTATTAGATAATCAGGCAGGTTTAATTCAAAGCCGTCAAGATATGATGATTAATACTCATCAAGGTGATTTGAATAACCAACAAGGAGAAGTGCCACCAAAAGAAAAAGGCATCATTTCATTAGGTCGATTGGTGATCAGTACACAGCAATTTTTAAATAAAACAGGGTATGTGTTAAGTCAAGGCGACCAGACTATAACGACAGAATCTGTTAAAAATGATTCAGGTATCCTTTCCTCATTTGCATCTCAAAAAATAACAGTAAATCAAGATCTTAGCAATGTGCAAGGTAGAGTCAGCGCGAATGCTGTCACGATAACTGCGCAATCGATTAATAACCAAACGGGTTTATTGCAAGGGAGTGATCTACTTAATCTTCGGGCGACAGAGATTTTTAATAATCAGAAGGGACAAGTCAAAGCAAATGATAAGGTTGAAATTCATGCAAAAAGTGTAAATAACCAAGAGGGAAATATTAATACGATTGCAGGCAATTTATTGCTTTCTTCTAAGGAAAGGCTGAATAACAGGTTAGGCAACATCATTACAAAGCAAAATGCAAGCATTATTGCAAATGGCATAGATAATCACCAAGGAACGATTTATAACGAAAAAGGATTGCTTCATCTTAATTTATGGCAACAGGCCTTAGATAATCAACAGGGTAAAGTGATTAGTAAAGAGAACCTCATTTTTGAAGGTGGTTCTCTCTCAAATCATAACGGGGCTATTTATGCTGAAACACAAGGTAAGCTCCAAGTTACAGGATTAGTTGATAACCAACAAAACGGTAAAATTCACGGATTAGGTGAAATGACTATTTTGGCCGATAGCGTTGATAATCGTGGTGGTGAAATTCGTACAAAAGATAATCTCACATTAAATGTAACGACAGAAATCAGCAATCAAAAAGTCGGGGCATCGGGATCATTTATTGAAAGTGGAAATCTTTTAATAATGAATACTGCAAAACTCGATAATCGCTATACAAAATCAATTTCAGAGCAAGTAAGGGAAGGTATCTTAGCCTCTGCATTAAAAATTTCTGCGCAGTCTATCGATAATCAGCAAGGTAAAATTCATAGCCGTACCGAGAGCCATTTAGCCGTAGAGCACTCTCTCAATAATCAGCAAGGTGAGATAACAGGAAATCAAGCGGTTTCAATTAAAGGCACAAATTTACATGTTGATAACCAATCAGGACGCTTGCAAGGGGGGGCTCTGTCAATTGTTGCTGATGATGTTACGACCGATGGACATATTGAGGGTAAAAATGTCCAAATTACCCAACAAAAAGATTTTGTGACAAACAATCACATTAATGCCGAAGACACACTTTCCATTACAACGGCGGGAAATTTAACGAATCGACATAATTTATATGCGAATGCCGGTGTCATGCTTAATGCGTACCATATTACCAATGATGTAGATGGACGAATTAGTAGTGCAGATACCCAAGTTTACGCCAAAGGTAATATCACCAATGAAGGGTTGATTAATGGGATTAGCTCGGATGGAAATGCAAAAACGGTTGTGAAGGCAGGGAAGCATTTACTCAATACAGGGAAAGGTCGTATTTATGGTGATGAAGTTGCACTTCAAGCAGAGAAAATTGAAAACAGCGATAAAGATTACGGAAATGGGGAAATTAAATCGGCTGTCATTGCCTCGCGTGAACGCTTAGACATCGCTGCACACGAGGTGGAAAATAATACGGTACATTATTTAGCCGATAATCAGGTGGGTGCAATCTTATTTAGTGCAGGAGAGATGACCTTTGGGCGAACACTAAACGCAGATAATCATGCGGAGGGCAAGGCTGACACATTACGCAATAACAGTAGTGTGATTGAAGCGCAACAAGACATACACTTAAACGTCGCGCAAATTCATAACAATAACGTGCATTTTCTTGTTGAACACGTAAAAACAGGTAAAGCGCCAACTGAGGTCACGAAATTAGAAAATAGATCTGTGAATAAGACTGACATTGTGCCGATGGGGCGTAATGCTCGCCATAATTTGCAAACCGATTTTACGAATAATTTAAATGGAGATAAATCGGGGATAAATACTAACGATCCTCATATTCCAATGACATTACTTCGTTGGGCCGGTTGGAGCCGTGCGGGACAGCTAGTTTATAAAAATGATGGCGCGGAACCGACGGTCTTAAAAGCAGGAGACGTCATAACCAAAGATACACCGCTTGCCATTCGTAATGAAATGACGTGTGACTATATTAACGGAAAAAATGCTTGTCAGTATACACCGGCAGGGCAATATGGTTCGGATAGTCCTATTTGGGCATACTTTGGTGTTCCGGCACCGGTAGAACAACAGCCCCCGTTTCCATTTGATGATTTAGCGGAACAACCTTGGTATAAAGAGAGTGATTGGTTTGATGATGAGGGTAATTTTAAGCGCCCTACCAGACCATCTCGTTTTTGGATGAATAGCGCAGCTTATCAAGAGCAAATAGTAAAATGGGATTATTATGTCGAACACATTAGACCGTTAGAGTTGTGGGAAGCTAAATACCGCAAGAGCATAGATGCGGTGGATGCCGGAATCGAGGCGCATAATAAAAACCGGTTAGGTGCGTTAGCGGGAAAATATTATCGTGAGTTTTGGCGCTTGCATATTAATAATCATCGAGTGGATGAAAGCAAAGTCACGAGAACGGTGGCAGGTCAAATACTGGCCGGTGGTTACTTAAATTTTGATGGTCAATCTTTTGTTAATGAACGTAGTGTCGTTATTGCCGGAGAGACCATGTCCTTAACAAATCAAATTAAAAATATTGGTGAACAAGGATTACATCGCATTACGGATAGCGGCGATAAAGTGTTTACATTTGATAAATGGCGAGGGGGCTTTAAACGTTATTTTCAACGTAAATGGGAAAATCAAGGGCCATATACCCGAATTATTGAAACCCCATTTGATATGCCGGTCTATCGGGTTGAAGAAAAGGTGAATTACAGTGCTAATAAACGGACTTCGGATGAGGTTAGCGCATCGACACATCACACATTATCTTTAACCGAAGTGGGTGCGAATAACAGCAGTGCAATCGCGACGATAAGTGCCTACACACCGACTAAATTAGAAGGTGGTGAAATAGCTTCATTTGCCACATTAAACACATCGCAAATTCTTCATGGGGCGCAACTATGGTCGGGGAATAAATTAGGGCTTGGCGTGCCGACGTTAGCGGAGCGATTAAATGATTTTGGGCGCCTACCGGGACAAAGTCAAAGTGCGGTGCGTCAGTTGGCGCGAGTTGAGTTATCGAACGAGCTTGAAGTGCGTAGCATCCAGCCGAATGTCACGCTTCCGCAAAATGTGTTATATCGAGTTAATGCTGCGCCGACGAGCAAGGTGCTGATTGAAACGGACCCGGATTTTACGAACCAAAAACGCTGGTTAAGCAGTGATTATATGTTCAACACACTCCGCTATGCGCCGGAAACGATGCAAAAGCGTTTGGGTGACGGATTTTATGAGCAACGCTTAATTCGCGAACAAATAAACCGCTTAACGGGCAGAAATTTCGTGGGCAACTACAGCGACTTTGACAGTCAATATCGAGGTTTAATGGATGCGGGCATCACGTTTGCGCAGAAGTTTAATCTTCGCCCGGGGATTGCGTTGACGCCAAGTCAAGTGGCGCAGTTAACGACAGACATCGTATGGTTTGAAAGCCAACCGGTTTCGCTTGGGAACGGACGCATAGAGCAGGTGCTGGTGCCGAAGATTTATGCGTTAGCGAAGAAAGGCGATGTAACAGGAAACGGCGCTTTACTGTCAGGCAAAAAAGTAACTCATAAAGGCGGAGATTTCACGAACAGTGGCACTGTCGTAGGGCGAGAGTTAGTTCAATTTGACAGCGCAAGCATTCGCAACACAGGCACGCTTAGTGGCAGAGCGATAGTCGGGCAGGTGAGCGGTGATGTCGAGAATCTCGGCGGAACGATAGAAGCGGACAGAGCGATTTTATTGAATATCGCGGGAAACTTTAAGCATAGCAGTACAAGCCACACAAGCGAAGTCAATGAAAACGGCTATCAACGCACAGACACGAGACAAGGACGAAAAGGGTTATTGCACGTCAAAGGGGAAGACGGCGAATTACAAGTGTCGGCGAATAATATTGATGTGACGGGCGCAGATATTCTCAATGAAGGAAAAGGGCGAACCTATGTTTCGGCGAAGAACAAGATGAGTTTGGGGACTTTAGAGACTGGTTTTAGCGAAAAGATGGGGGGAGGCAATCACACCCGCGTCGAGCGCGTGACGGAAAGTCTCATATCACGGGTGAAAGGCCAGGGAGATGTCGTCTTATCGGGTAAAGATATTTGGTCTGCCGGTGCGGAATTAGAGGCCAAGAATAAGTTTATGGCGTTGGCAGAAAACGACTTGGTTCTGGGCACGGCGACAGTTGACAGTGATTTTGAGGAGTTCCATCAAACGAAAAGCGGCAGTTTGGCGAAGACCACGAAGACGCGTTTAGATAAAGTGCAATCCCGCAATCACCTCGGTACCCAAGTGAGCGGCAAAGACGTGATTCTTTCAGCAGGTCATGATGTGAAGGCGAAAGGCATTCAGGCTATTGCGGATGATAATCTCCATGTTCAGGCTAGACATGATGTTGATATTGGTGCGACGACCAATCACTTTAAAGAAGTGCATCAACAAACGAAGAAAACGTCGGGTGTGCTTACGAGTGGCGGAGGCATCACCTTGGGTTCGAAATCGGAAAAACATCATGTTGAATCGGCAGGTCGGACGCAATCGGATGGGCGAAGCACATTAGGGTCTTTGCATGGAAACATCAGCGTCCAAGCAGGCAATCACGCTCACGTGATGGGCACGGATATGATAACACCACGTACAAATCGTATCGATGTTGAAGCCGCGAGCGTGAAGGTTGAGGCGGGGAAAGATATTATTCATACGAATGAGCGTCATGAGTATAAACAATCCGGCGTAAGTTTGGCGGTGTCATCACCGATGATAGAAGCGGCGCAATCGGTGATGAAAAGCGTGAAGCGCAGTGGTGAAGTAAAAAATGAACGATTAAAACAATTATATCAACTGAAAGCAGCCTATGAAGTTGGTTCTGTCTTAGGCTCGGCAAAAGGTGTTGCAGACACCCTTTCCTCATTAGGAAATATGAACGGCGGTGGCGACATCTCTAGTCCTAGTGTGAAAATCTCCGTCAGTGTTGGTGCTAGCCAATCTAAACAAAGCAGTGAAACGAAAACTATCACGCATCAAGGTAGCAAATTAAATACGGGGACGCTTAATCTCACTAGCCGAGAAGGGAATGTGGATGTTTTAGGGTCTTATATTAATGCCAAACGTGCAGAGTTTGATGCGGCAAAAAATCTGAATGTAGAATCCCTTCAGGACACCTATTACAACCGCAGTGAAAATAAAAATAGCGGCGGGAACGTGGGGATGTCCTTAGGGATGAATGGTAATAGTTTTGGATTGGGTGTTGAAGACTCTGCACAGGTGGGCAAAGGGCGGGAAAACAGCGACAGCATCACCCAACGCAATAGTTATATTAACGCCCAAGAAACAGTAATAAAAACCGGTAAAGATGCCAATTTCAAAGGTGCTGTTGTTAAAACAGACCGTTTAGAGGCGGATATTAAAGGCAATCTTAATTTAGAAAGCCGCCAAGACAGCAATCACTACGATAGCAAACAAACTCAAGCTGGTGCGGGCTTTAGTGTGGCGATTTACGGCACAGGGTCGAGTGTGTCAGCGAACTATTCTCAAAACAAAGCGAAAGTGAACTATGCCCAAGTGGAAGAACAAACGGGCTTCCATGTGGGCAAAGGTGGAATGGATGTTAAGGTTGCGGGGAATACGCACTTTGCGGGCTCTGTGATTGACAGTGAAGCCGACCAAGATAAAAACCGCTTCCAAACAAAATCGCTTAGTCATACCGATATTGAAAACCACAGTGAGATTGAAGTGAAAAGCATGAGCGCTGGGCTTTCAACGAATATGGCTCAGAATGCTAAAAATGCGATGGGCGCGGTGGCGAGTGCTTTAGGGAATAAACATGAAAGTGCTACAAGTCAAACGCAATCAGCGATAGGGTCTAATATTCAAATTGACACAGAAACACCGGAAAATCTGACCGCACTTTCACGGGATACGAAGAATGCAAATCATAAGGTGAAAGCCTTTGATTTACAGGAAATCAAAGAGCAACAAGAAGCGGCACAAGTGGCGGGTGAGTTGTTTTCAAAAATCACAGGTGATGTAGCCAAAGCATTTGAATTTGAAGACGGCAGCAAAGAGAAGATTGCGATGCATGCCCTTGCGGGCGCATTGGCAGCGAAGATGTCAGGGGGGAATGTTGCGACAGGTGCGGCAGCGGGAGCAGGGTCGGAGTGGTTGAACACGTATGTTACAGATTACTTAAATGAACAAGCGAAAGACCTTAAGTTAGATGCAGGACAAAAGGAGAAGCTTAAACAAGCAGCGCAGCAAATGACGGCGTTGGCGATAGGTGCGGCAGCGGGTGCAGTGACCGGTGGGACAAGTGAAACGATTAAACAGGGGGCGTTGGCATCTTACAATGCGGAGACGTATAACAGACAGCTTCATGTTGATGAGATTAAATGGATTAAAGAAAACGCAAAACGTTTTGCTCAAGAGGAAAGTGAGCGTTTAGGGCATCAAGTCACTGAACAAGAAGCGATGGAGCGATTAATTACCCAAGCAGCTCAAGAAGTCGACTATGCTTGGTTTAAGAAAATAGGCGAAACAGATGGTCAAGCACAGTCTTTCTTAAGAAAAGCAACGGCTCAAGGGGATGTTCCTCCTTATGATAATCGCGGCACATTTATCAATTCAGGTGGTAAACGTCAGTCGATGTTTACTGTTGCGGATAAAGATGAATATTACTCAACAGGTAAATATTCAAATGCATTGGCACAATTTGATAAAGCAAACGGCCATGTCGTAACGAAGACATTACAACCGAAAGTAAAATATAATCTTTATACTAAATCGTTATCAGATGGTGCAGATGCTGCTTTAAAAGGTACCTTGCATGCATTTGATCATCCGGAGGATGTACTCAAGCCAATTGGTTTTGGTATTGCGAACTGCTTAAAAGAAGATATGTGTATTTCAGCCGGTAAGGAAATGTTATCGGATTCAGGAAAGGCAGTATGGCAATCGGGTAAAGACATTTTGGGCGAAGGCTATCGTCTTGACGATGTAAATTACCTTTATGGTAAAAATATGGTCAATGAGATTGATGCGATAGCAGCAGTGAGAGGTGGTACTGCCTTGTTAGAGCTTACTGGGGTGGGGAAAGCAGCAGGTAAAGCTGCCAGTACAATAGGAGATGCAGCAGTAAATTATGTTAGATTCAAGTTGCCAAAAGGCTCAAATGCGAATGAGGTGTTGCCGATTGTTGGGGAGACAAAGGGGTATGATCTAGAATCATTCAACTATGAAGCACATAATCTTGTTAATTATGAGAAATATAAACAACAATTACGACAAGAAAATTTAGATAATATAGCTAAATTATACCCTGAACTTTCTCATGCTGCTTTAGGTAAAAATAATTTTACATATAAAGGTAAAATGTTTACGAAGGCTGAGTCAGATGAATTGGGTAGAGCTTGGGTTGGACCTAATTATGAGGTAACAAGTCAAGGGGGATTCATTAGTGAAGATAGGACAAGAAGATATAGACCTGCCACCTCAAAGAAAAATTCTAGTTATGCTGACACTGGAATACAGTCTAATTTTGAACGTTTTTACATAGACCCTATTACTGGCTCATCAAAGGTAGAAAGTAACTTACATTTAAATATTTATGAGGATAAAAAATAA
- a CDS encoding Imm8 family immunity protein encodes MLIAELKWVDYNVPTRDDASLIILKPAYCLNLTLAIGAKDESGSDFFYTNIFNLGMIQREKLLMINKGIVIDLYTLDEIENHLKAIINKISGETWNDIVIQLKEYFDWEYQ; translated from the coding sequence ATGCTTATAGCTGAACTAAAATGGGTTGATTACAATGTCCCAACAAGAGATGATGCATCCTTAATAATACTTAAACCAGCCTATTGCTTAAATTTAACATTGGCAATAGGGGCTAAAGATGAGTCTGGAAGTGATTTTTTTTATACTAATATTTTTAATTTAGGGATGATTCAAAGAGAAAAATTATTAATGATAAATAAAGGGATAGTTATTGATCTTTATACACTAGATGAAATAGAAAATCATTTGAAAGCTATAATAAATAAAATATCTGGAGAAACCTGGAATGATATTGTTATTCAATTAAAAGAATATTTTGATTGGGAATATCAATAG
- a CDS encoding toxin C-terminal domain-containing protein: MIGTSEDACAIVGDKAAEKLGYGQRIPPQKAPFNSHGQDVYWNGKNYITPDVDGHNVSDGWKIFDRRGNRLGTYDKDLKRIKD; encoded by the coding sequence ATGATAGGCACAAGCGAGGACGCTTGCGCCATCGTGGGAGACAAAGCAGCAGAAAAGCTTGGATACGGACAGAGGATCCCTCCTCAAAAAGCGCCATTTAATTCCCATGGGCAAGATGTTTATTGGAATGGCAAAAATTATATTACCCCAGATGTTGATGGGCATAATGTTTCCGATGGTTGGAAAATTTTTGACCGAAGAGGAAATAGACTTGGCACTTATGATAAGGATTTAAAAAGAATTAAGGATTAA